The following coding sequences are from one Desulfosporosinus orientis DSM 765 window:
- a CDS encoding TetR/AcrR family transcriptional regulator: MCTLDTEEKILDAAIVLFSQKGYTAVTTKEIAKKAGVSEMTLFRHFYNKRNLFERSFDKFVFSPKWLALFESFEWDLERDLTKIGSSYQDLLYKNRKLILMHLKNKESNPHFEAMIYKFPNEFKKLLSRYFEEMRNKGVIAENPETLAISFLTTNFGLFITSLTMNKLTFETDIQTCITNYVKIFTKGIACNQ; encoded by the coding sequence ATGTGTACATTAGATACGGAGGAAAAAATTTTAGATGCTGCAATTGTTCTCTTCTCACAGAAAGGTTATACTGCTGTTACCACGAAGGAAATTGCCAAAAAAGCCGGGGTTAGTGAAATGACCCTGTTTAGGCATTTTTATAACAAACGCAATCTTTTTGAAAGGTCCTTTGATAAGTTTGTGTTCTCACCAAAATGGCTTGCTCTGTTTGAAAGCTTTGAATGGGATTTGGAGAGAGACCTGACAAAAATAGGCTCTTCCTACCAAGATTTATTGTACAAGAATCGTAAATTAATACTAATGCATTTAAAAAATAAAGAATCAAACCCACATTTTGAAGCGATGATTTATAAGTTTCCCAATGAGTTTAAGAAGCTTTTAAGCCGTTATTTTGAAGAAATGAGAAATAAAGGGGTTATTGCAGAAAACCCGGAAACATTAGCAATAAGCTTTTTAACAACTAACTTTGGATTATTTATTACATCGTTAACAATGAATAAGCTTACTTTTGAAACCGATATTCAGACATGTATTACAAATTATGTTAAAATATTTACAAAAGGAATAGCTTGTAATCAATAA
- the fusA gene encoding elongation factor G yields the protein MKTYDTDYLRNVCLVGHGGAGKTSLGETILFNSGAITRIGKVSEGNTVSDFLPEEVKHQVSISTSLMPFEWGRVKVNLLDSPGYLDFLGEVKSGLRVAECGVLVLCGVAGLEVQAEIAWGFMEEQKLPKIIFVNKLDRKNANFGKVLDQLKDAYPEARMVPLQLPLGQESSFNGVIDILENKAYVNEDNESGKYSTMEVPEKYKEEVELLREQLAEAVAEADDDILMKYLEGETLSEADLQTALRKALKQNLMMPVLCGSAVKNIGITRMMDFLVDYAPAPEVHEQDVALVFKTLADSYVGKMSFFRVYGGEFKAETWVLNSTNGSEEKIGQPLFLRGKNQEPVASVSAGDIAVIAKLQEVKTGDTLCNKEYPVQLEGIDFPVPTLSVAIGPKTKGDEDRLGGALTRLIEEDPTLTLHKNTETKELILTGMGEMQLEILQEKLARKFGVDVTTKVPRVPYRETIRKAVKVEGKHKKQTGGHGQYGHVWINLEPYSDSDFEFAESIFGGAVPKQYIPAVEKGIREAMTEGAMVGYPVTDIKVTLCDGSYHAVDSSEMAFKLAAILAFRKGVELAMPTLLEPIVELEVKVPEAFMGDVIADLNGKRGRVLGMDASGKFTTIHAHVPQAEMMRYAIDLRSLTQGRGSFTMKFLRYEEVPRKLSETLVNQLKASNNQ from the coding sequence TTGAAAACCTATGACACGGATTATCTTCGCAACGTCTGTTTGGTTGGGCATGGTGGAGCAGGAAAAACTTCGTTAGGGGAAACTATTTTATTTAATTCAGGTGCCATCACCCGTATTGGCAAGGTTTCAGAAGGAAACACGGTCTCAGATTTTCTGCCTGAAGAAGTAAAGCATCAAGTGTCGATTAGTACGAGTCTTATGCCCTTTGAGTGGGGGAGGGTAAAAGTCAATTTGCTGGATAGTCCGGGTTATTTAGATTTCTTGGGAGAAGTTAAAAGCGGATTGCGTGTCGCAGAATGCGGGGTTTTAGTGCTTTGTGGGGTGGCGGGTCTGGAAGTTCAGGCTGAAATAGCCTGGGGCTTTATGGAAGAACAGAAACTTCCCAAAATTATTTTCGTTAATAAGTTAGACCGTAAAAATGCTAATTTTGGTAAAGTATTAGACCAGTTAAAAGACGCTTATCCAGAGGCCAGGATGGTTCCTCTGCAATTGCCCTTGGGTCAGGAATCAAGTTTTAACGGTGTTATCGACATTTTGGAAAATAAAGCTTATGTTAACGAGGATAATGAAAGCGGCAAGTATTCAACTATGGAAGTGCCGGAAAAATACAAAGAAGAGGTAGAACTGTTAAGAGAACAATTGGCAGAAGCTGTAGCTGAAGCAGATGATGACATATTAATGAAATATCTCGAAGGAGAAACGCTGAGTGAAGCTGATTTACAAACAGCTTTGCGCAAAGCTTTAAAACAGAATCTTATGATGCCCGTACTTTGCGGCTCCGCCGTTAAAAATATTGGCATAACCAGAATGATGGATTTTCTGGTGGACTATGCACCTGCACCTGAAGTCCATGAGCAAGATGTTGCCCTTGTCTTTAAGACCTTGGCAGATTCTTATGTTGGAAAAATGTCTTTCTTCAGAGTTTATGGAGGGGAATTTAAGGCTGAAACTTGGGTATTAAATTCTACAAACGGTTCTGAGGAAAAAATCGGTCAGCCCTTATTCTTACGTGGTAAAAATCAGGAGCCTGTCGCTTCTGTCAGTGCCGGAGATATTGCTGTTATCGCTAAACTACAAGAGGTCAAAACCGGAGATACTCTATGCAATAAAGAGTATCCCGTACAGCTTGAAGGCATAGATTTTCCTGTGCCTACGTTATCCGTAGCTATTGGGCCGAAAACCAAGGGAGATGAAGATCGGCTGGGTGGTGCCCTGACACGTTTGATTGAAGAAGATCCAACCCTGACACTTCATAAAAATACTGAGACCAAAGAGTTAATTTTAACGGGTATGGGAGAAATGCAGTTGGAGATTCTCCAAGAAAAACTAGCCCGAAAGTTTGGTGTCGATGTGACAACGAAAGTCCCTCGTGTTCCTTACCGTGAAACCATTCGCAAAGCGGTTAAGGTTGAAGGGAAACACAAGAAGCAGACAGGAGGTCATGGTCAATATGGTCATGTCTGGATTAATTTAGAACCCTATTCAGACAGCGATTTCGAGTTTGCGGAGTCAATTTTTGGCGGAGCTGTGCCTAAACAGTATATCCCCGCCGTAGAAAAAGGAATTAGAGAAGCCATGACAGAGGGGGCCATGGTTGGATACCCAGTCACCGATATTAAGGTTACTCTTTGTGATGGTTCTTATCATGCCGTGGATTCCTCAGAAATGGCCTTTAAACTAGCGGCAATTCTGGCTTTTCGCAAAGGGGTTGAATTAGCGATGCCCACTTTGCTGGAACCTATCGTAGAATTGGAAGTAAAGGTTCCCGAAGCCTTTATGGGAGATGTCATCGCTGACCTCAATGGCAAACGAGGAAGAGTGTTAGGCATGGATGCCAGCGGTAAGTTCACAACCATACATGCCCATGTCCCTCAGGCAGAAATGATGCGTTACGCTATTGACTTAAGGAGTTTAACTCAAGGCAGAGGCTCATTTACCATGAAGTTTTTACGCTATGAAGAGGTACCCAGAAAACTTAGTGAAACCTTGGTCAATCAATTAAAAGCTTCCAATAATCAGTAA
- the iadA gene encoding beta-aspartyl-peptidase → MWQLLKNTKLYCPEYNENFDVLMVGKSIAAIGKDLKLPDYAEGEVVDLQGKTLVPGFIDAHVHICGGGGEAGPASRTPELQLTQLTKAGTTTVVGCLGTDSVSRSMAALLVKANALQGEGVSTFIYSGAYQVPTRTLLDNLEEDLILISKIVGAGEIAISDHRSAQPQISELEHLAAAARVGGMLGGKAGIVHLHLGEGKRGLEPIWQILEQTEIPITQFVPTHINRTHTLIDQGIKFLLAGGHIDLTAGCDDFPEDLQVPAVLKMLNQRQLLNDRVTVTSDGNGSMPQYNEAGVLIGMGVGSVEVLWRDVRRAVVEGVPLEAALRTITANVANVLRLHNKGMIRVGYDADLVALDGDLEVDSVWAMGKCMLRNKQPLVWGTYEKKN, encoded by the coding sequence ATGTGGCAACTTCTAAAAAATACAAAACTATATTGCCCCGAATATAACGAAAACTTTGATGTATTAATGGTAGGTAAGAGCATTGCAGCCATCGGTAAAGACCTGAAACTACCGGATTACGCAGAAGGGGAAGTGGTTGATCTTCAAGGGAAGACATTAGTCCCAGGCTTTATCGATGCCCATGTCCATATCTGCGGCGGGGGAGGAGAAGCCGGTCCGGCTTCACGTACTCCGGAACTTCAGCTTACTCAATTGACTAAGGCAGGAACGACAACAGTGGTGGGCTGTTTGGGCACAGATTCTGTTTCACGCTCTATGGCAGCTCTGTTGGTTAAAGCCAATGCCCTTCAAGGGGAAGGAGTAAGTACCTTTATTTACAGCGGTGCTTACCAAGTGCCTACCAGAACACTTTTAGATAATTTAGAGGAGGATTTAATACTAATTTCCAAGATTGTTGGAGCAGGCGAAATTGCGATTTCAGATCATCGCTCTGCTCAACCGCAAATCAGTGAACTGGAACATTTGGCAGCCGCTGCTCGGGTTGGGGGTATGCTGGGCGGCAAGGCCGGAATTGTTCATCTTCACCTGGGAGAGGGAAAACGGGGTTTAGAACCCATTTGGCAGATACTTGAGCAAACGGAAATACCCATTACTCAATTTGTACCCACTCATATTAACCGGACTCACACTTTAATTGATCAGGGTATTAAATTCCTCTTAGCAGGAGGACATATCGATCTCACTGCAGGGTGTGACGATTTTCCGGAAGACCTGCAGGTACCTGCTGTCTTGAAAATGCTCAATCAACGGCAGCTCCTTAATGACCGGGTGACCGTAACCTCCGATGGGAATGGGAGCATGCCCCAGTACAATGAAGCCGGCGTGCTTATTGGCATGGGAGTCGGTTCCGTAGAAGTTTTGTGGCGGGATGTGCGCAGAGCCGTTGTGGAGGGCGTCCCGCTGGAAGCAGCTTTACGGACCATCACTGCTAATGTGGCTAATGTTCTTCGTCTTCATAATAAAGGCATGATTCGCGTGGGTTATGATGCAGATCTGGTAGCTCTTGACGGAGATTTAGAGGTTGATTCTGTCTGGGCAATGGGGAAATGTATGCTGCGCAATAAACAGCCGCTGGTCTGGGGGACCTACGAAAAAAAGAATTAA
- a CDS encoding putative polysaccharide biosynthesis protein has product MSKRTFVYGAAILLGANLLNRLLGFAYQYLIMINIGGEAYGLFNMVFPIYMLALVFTTAGIPLAIAKMVSEEVSLGRVANARAIFRLAFWLLSISGAIVSLSLYFLSPYIAERIFPDPRVLNVFLICTPAIFIVSVSSVFRGYFQGLQNMVPTAISQICEQIIRVAVGYTAALRLLRHGVEWAAAGLALGMLAGELIGLIVIMIQYLRSRPQTLRESSSKTYSTEQILSRLWHLASPVTLGRLLATGLSSLDAIIIPSRLQVAGYTAREAVTLFGELGGSAFTLLTFPSVFTFALATSLVPAISEAAVKRQLNVVRARSAEAIRLTILLGIPCLIILFYFARPLTAFFKSSEIAPILRILALGGIFSYIQQTTTGILQGLGKVHLPVIHSIIAALIRIPALFYLTALPHWGLRGTAWTFALGYVVMAILNLLAISRYSGMPLDLQRFVLQPASGGIGMLLVFQFLDPLLRNFALGYPIEFLAGAAVYGTILLINGGVTFNDLKRLPWIGKFLPL; this is encoded by the coding sequence ATGTCGAAAAGGACGTTTGTCTACGGTGCTGCCATATTGTTAGGAGCCAATTTATTAAACCGTCTGCTGGGCTTCGCCTACCAATATTTAATCATGATCAATATTGGCGGGGAAGCCTATGGTTTGTTTAACATGGTTTTTCCTATCTACATGCTGGCCCTGGTTTTTACTACAGCAGGAATCCCCCTGGCCATTGCCAAAATGGTCTCCGAGGAAGTATCCCTAGGTCGGGTTGCCAACGCCCGGGCCATCTTTCGCTTGGCATTCTGGCTTCTCAGTATTTCCGGAGCAATCGTATCCTTGAGTCTGTATTTTCTCTCCCCTTACATAGCAGAGAGGATTTTTCCCGACCCCAGAGTACTTAATGTCTTCCTCATCTGTACACCCGCTATTTTTATTGTTTCTGTTTCCTCAGTTTTTCGGGGATATTTCCAAGGTTTACAGAACATGGTTCCCACGGCTATCAGCCAGATTTGTGAACAAATTATCCGGGTAGCTGTAGGATATACAGCGGCCCTCCGCCTTCTCCGGCATGGTGTAGAATGGGCTGCAGCAGGATTAGCCTTAGGCATGTTAGCCGGAGAATTAATCGGTCTGATCGTCATTATGATTCAATATCTCAGATCCCGGCCCCAAACCCTTCGAGAGAGCAGCAGCAAAACCTATTCCACCGAACAGATATTAAGCAGACTCTGGCACTTGGCTTCTCCCGTCACCTTGGGCAGACTCTTAGCCACAGGTCTGTCATCCCTGGATGCTATTATCATCCCCTCACGCCTCCAAGTTGCCGGCTATACAGCCCGAGAAGCCGTTACCTTATTTGGAGAGCTGGGTGGCTCGGCCTTCACCTTACTCACCTTTCCCAGCGTCTTTACCTTCGCCTTAGCTACATCACTGGTCCCTGCCATATCCGAAGCTGCAGTCAAACGACAGTTAAATGTTGTCCGAGCCCGCAGCGCCGAAGCCATCCGTTTAACCATTCTCCTCGGAATTCCTTGCCTTATTATCTTGTTTTATTTTGCCCGGCCGTTAACAGCCTTTTTTAAGAGTTCAGAGATTGCACCTATCTTACGGATTTTAGCCCTAGGGGGAATCTTCTCCTATATACAACAAACCACAACGGGAATCTTGCAAGGACTGGGAAAAGTTCATCTTCCCGTCATTCATTCCATCATTGCGGCTCTCATTCGTATCCCTGCTTTATTTTATCTGACGGCACTGCCTCATTGGGGGCTGCGCGGAACAGCCTGGACTTTCGCCCTAGGGTATGTGGTTATGGCCATTCTGAATCTCCTGGCCATTTCCAGGTATAGCGGCATGCCTTTGGACCTGCAGAGATTTGTTCTCCAGCCGGCATCCGGGGGAATAGGAATGCTGCTGGTCTTTCAATTTCTGGATCCACTTTTGAGAAACTTTGCTCTGGGCTATCCCATTGAATTCTTAGCAGGAGCAGCCGTTTATGGGACAATTTTATTAATTAATGGCGGTGTAACTTTTAACGACTTAAAACGACTACCCTGGATTGGCAAATTTCTCCCCCTCTAA
- a CDS encoding alpha/beta-type small acid-soluble spore protein: protein MSRRNKSNSGILPDAVLDQFKWEVAEELGLSSKIKSQGWENMTSRECGHVGGRIGGSMVKTMIRRAKESLNDPSI from the coding sequence ATGAGTCGTCGCAACAAAAGCAACAGCGGGATTTTACCTGATGCTGTCTTGGATCAATTTAAATGGGAAGTCGCTGAGGAATTAGGCTTAAGTTCAAAAATTAAAAGCCAAGGCTGGGAGAATATGACTTCCCGGGAATGCGGTCATGTGGGTGGCCGAATTGGCGGAAGCATGGTTAAAACCATGATTCGCCGAGCTAAAGAATCTCTGAATGACCCTTCAATATAA
- the surE gene encoding 5'/3'-nucleotidase SurE, translating to MHILLTNDDGYQAAGIQTLYRTLRAKTTHKISIVAPDSQRSATGHSITLFHPLFFSEYQLDGEEKGYAVSGTPSDCVKLAVQGELVPKPDLVVSGINQGSNLGTDVFYSGTVSAAMEGVILGIPALAVSVASYEFVNFEPSAEYLAESLDHIVQGHQTGLLNINFPGNPRESWSGIKVTRLGRAVYDNVFERRVNPRGRVYYWQCGNLSKDLDEDTDLRAIQENYISITPMHSDLTDFKRIENYKKTFQKHTV from the coding sequence TTGCATATTTTACTGACAAACGATGATGGCTATCAGGCAGCGGGAATACAGACCTTATATCGGACTCTTCGAGCTAAGACAACGCATAAGATCAGCATTGTTGCACCGGATAGTCAGCGTTCAGCTACAGGTCACTCCATAACCTTATTTCATCCTTTGTTTTTTAGCGAATACCAGCTGGATGGCGAGGAAAAAGGGTATGCTGTCAGCGGCACCCCTTCCGACTGTGTTAAGCTGGCGGTTCAAGGAGAATTGGTTCCCAAACCGGATTTGGTTGTTTCGGGAATTAATCAAGGCTCTAACTTAGGGACGGACGTTTTTTATTCAGGCACAGTTTCCGCTGCTATGGAAGGTGTGATCCTGGGTATTCCTGCTTTAGCCGTTTCTGTGGCCAGTTATGAATTTGTGAACTTTGAGCCTTCAGCAGAGTATTTAGCCGAAAGTTTAGATCATATTGTCCAAGGCCATCAAACGGGATTATTAAATATTAACTTTCCGGGCAATCCGAGAGAAAGCTGGTCGGGTATTAAAGTGACAAGACTTGGCCGAGCTGTTTACGATAATGTTTTTGAGCGGCGGGTTAATCCCAGGGGCAGAGTTTATTATTGGCAATGCGGCAATTTAAGTAAAGATCTGGATGAGGATACGGATCTCAGAGCCATTCAGGAAAATTACATCTCTATTACTCCAATGCACAGCGACTTAACGGATTTTAAACGTATTGAGAACTATAAAAAAACTTTTCAAAAGCATACAGTTTAA
- a CDS encoding YpmA family protein, whose protein sequence is MNDNINPSDRPGKIELIASQRVSINGELYKVVDFLNKNLKEYRLMFGLTKKEDKMVISVYEVE, encoded by the coding sequence GTGAATGATAATATAAACCCGTCTGATCGGCCAGGAAAAATCGAACTGATTGCATCACAACGGGTGAGTATCAATGGTGAACTGTATAAAGTGGTTGATTTTTTAAATAAAAATTTAAAAGAATATCGGCTGATGTTTGGCCTGACTAAGAAAGAGGATAAGATGGTAATTTCTGTCTACGAAGTAGAATAA
- the folE gene encoding GTP cyclohydrolase I FolE, producing the protein MGMDLEKIEQAVYMMLEAIGEDPDREGLVDTPKRVARMYAEVFNGLHEDPSEHLNVQFSEEHEEMVIVKDIPVYSMCEHHLVPFYGKAHVAYIPRKGKITGLSKFARVVEGFARRPQLQERLTSEIADAIVAKLSPLGVLVVIEAEHMCMTMRGVKKAGSQTLTSAVRGIFKTNPITRSEAFSLIQGHRR; encoded by the coding sequence ATGGGGATGGATTTAGAAAAGATTGAACAAGCTGTATACATGATGTTAGAAGCCATAGGAGAAGACCCAGACCGTGAAGGTTTAGTGGATACTCCAAAACGCGTGGCACGAATGTATGCCGAAGTTTTTAACGGTTTGCATGAGGATCCCAGTGAGCATCTGAATGTTCAGTTCTCTGAAGAACATGAAGAAATGGTGATTGTTAAAGATATCCCGGTATACTCCATGTGTGAGCATCATTTGGTTCCCTTTTACGGGAAGGCCCATGTTGCTTATATTCCCAGAAAAGGAAAGATCACCGGCTTATCGAAATTCGCCCGTGTCGTGGAAGGGTTTGCCCGTAGACCCCAATTGCAGGAGCGATTAACCTCGGAGATTGCCGATGCCATAGTTGCCAAGCTCTCGCCCTTAGGGGTTTTGGTGGTAATTGAAGCGGAGCATATGTGTATGACTATGCGTGGTGTTAAAAAGGCGGGATCACAAACCTTGACTTCGGCAGTACGAGGAATCTTTAAAACAAATCCTATTACACGCTCGGAAGCATTTTCATTAATTCAGGGACACAGACGCTAA
- a CDS encoding 7-carboxy-7-deazaguanine synthase QueE, whose amino-acid sequence MPQLPVTEIFSSIQGEGPYVGVRQIFLRLPKCNLRCPYCDTPTALSQYMRMETDPGSGAFERKKNPIPLDSLSEMLRSYDFSIHHSLSITGGEPLLWSKDLAYLLPLLKDKNIKIYLETNGTLPEQLLEILPWVDIISMDIKLPFANQTFWNVHETFLRHSLHKEVFVKIVVNEDTSIDQLQNVRDLILRVDPSIQTILQPVTPTGVIKAPKSLQLIQWQSFLLRELSMVRVIPQTHVFMGQL is encoded by the coding sequence ATGCCTCAACTTCCTGTTACAGAAATCTTTTCATCCATTCAAGGGGAAGGTCCCTATGTGGGAGTCCGGCAAATTTTCCTGCGCTTGCCCAAGTGTAATTTAAGATGCCCTTATTGTGATACGCCTACCGCCTTATCCCAGTATATGAGGATGGAGACAGACCCGGGTTCGGGGGCTTTTGAGAGAAAGAAAAATCCCATCCCTTTGGATTCTCTTTCAGAGATGTTGCGGTCTTATGATTTCTCGATTCATCACTCATTAAGTATTACCGGCGGGGAGCCCTTGCTCTGGAGCAAAGATTTGGCATATCTGTTACCTTTATTAAAGGATAAAAATATTAAGATTTATTTGGAGACCAATGGAACCTTACCTGAACAGCTGCTGGAAATTTTGCCTTGGGTTGATATAATTAGTATGGATATAAAGTTGCCTTTTGCTAATCAGACTTTTTGGAATGTTCATGAAACCTTTTTACGTCATAGCCTGCACAAAGAGGTCTTTGTCAAAATTGTTGTTAATGAGGATACGAGTATTGATCAACTTCAGAATGTTCGGGATTTAATATTGAGAGTTGACCCTTCGATCCAGACAATTCTGCAGCCGGTTACCCCCACTGGAGTTATCAAGGCGCCTAAATCGCTGCAGCTTATCCAGTGGCAGAGCTTTTTGCTAAGAGAACTATCGATGGTACGAGTCATTCCTCAAACCCATGTTTTCATGGGACAATTATAA
- a CDS encoding DUF366 family protein produces the protein MNYFIEHKPLNYDGSQLQSLFTYKNFGLKGESIVVFRGSCRVEQNEMVDLEDVLAKDWIYSEDMLHFIVEHFEMDLEKTVIRQRLLMATIKEVLEGQGVKTLMRSGDDLYEDKNKLSVSIATLSPVSSMIHCGLNVSNANTPIPTVGLKNLGIEDVLAFGERVAQRYCTEVQSIRLARCKVRGVC, from the coding sequence ATGAACTATTTTATTGAGCATAAACCCCTTAATTATGACGGCAGTCAGCTTCAATCCTTGTTTACGTATAAAAACTTTGGCCTCAAAGGGGAAAGCATCGTGGTTTTCCGCGGTTCCTGCCGGGTGGAACAAAATGAAATGGTGGATCTGGAGGATGTCTTAGCCAAGGACTGGATTTATAGTGAAGATATGCTGCATTTTATTGTTGAACACTTTGAAATGGATCTGGAAAAGACGGTTATCCGACAGCGCTTGCTGATGGCTACCATTAAAGAGGTGCTTGAAGGGCAGGGGGTCAAGACTCTGATGAGGAGCGGGGATGATCTTTATGAAGATAAGAATAAGCTCTCTGTCAGCATTGCTACTCTTTCGCCGGTTTCCAGTATGATTCACTGCGGGCTTAATGTTTCCAATGCCAATACTCCCATTCCCACAGTGGGTTTAAAAAACCTTGGCATTGAGGATGTCTTGGCATTTGGGGAGCGAGTTGCCCAACGGTACTGTACCGAGGTCCAATCCATTCGCCTGGCCCGCTGTAAAGTGCGAGGGGTTTGCTGA
- the queC gene encoding 7-cyano-7-deazaguanine synthase QueC produces MAGIVLLSGGLDSTVALALYLEKNRLDLALTFDYGQRARIQEISAAQKIAEHYQLAHRVVPIPFLQEQTRSALVNRSEDLPLVDYSKLDDLQGQALASARQVWVPNRNGLFLNIGAVFAENMGDAPVLITGFNREEAATFPDNSLEFMEAMNRSLSFSTQNKVTVVSPTSVYTKKEIVSEGLRLQVPWQYIWSCYESGERVCGQCESCQRLKRALLNNQAQDLVQELFGA; encoded by the coding sequence ATGGCTGGAATTGTTTTGCTGTCAGGCGGCTTAGACTCAACGGTAGCTTTAGCACTCTATTTAGAAAAGAATAGGCTGGACTTAGCTCTTACCTTTGATTACGGGCAAAGGGCCAGGATCCAGGAAATTTCCGCAGCCCAAAAAATTGCCGAGCATTACCAGCTGGCTCACCGGGTTGTTCCCATTCCCTTTCTCCAGGAACAGACCCGTTCTGCCTTGGTTAATCGTTCTGAAGATCTGCCCTTGGTGGACTACAGCAAGCTCGACGACCTCCAGGGGCAGGCTTTGGCTAGCGCTCGTCAGGTCTGGGTGCCTAACCGCAATGGCCTGTTTCTGAATATTGGTGCTGTTTTCGCTGAAAATATGGGAGATGCTCCCGTTTTAATCACAGGCTTCAACAGGGAAGAAGCAGCAACCTTCCCGGACAATTCTCTGGAATTCATGGAGGCCATGAATCGTTCCTTGAGCTTTTCCACGCAAAATAAAGTGACTGTGGTCAGCCCCACATCTGTCTACACAAAAAAAGAAATTGTCAGTGAAGGGCTGCGCCTGCAGGTGCCCTGGCAGTATATCTGGAGCTGTTATGAAAGCGGAGAAAGAGTCTGCGGGCAGTGTGAAAGCTGCCAGCGTTTAAAACGAGCCTTGCTGAATAATCAGGCTCAGGATCTTGTTCAAGAATTATTTGGTGCTTAA
- the queD gene encoding 6-carboxytetrahydropterin synthase QueD — MFQVCVRAHFDAAHFIRGYDGDCAKLHGHRWDVEVCISGNQLDSLGMLIDFKDVKQTIRKTLKSLDHSLINDLTHFGPQGINPTAENLARFLFLEFKRDLRLNDNNLAWVKVYESPDTWAIFKED, encoded by the coding sequence ATGTTTCAGGTATGTGTGCGAGCGCATTTTGATGCGGCTCATTTTATTCGTGGCTATGACGGCGATTGTGCCAAATTGCATGGTCATCGCTGGGATGTTGAAGTGTGCATCTCAGGAAATCAGTTGGATTCCTTAGGGATGCTCATCGATTTTAAAGACGTTAAGCAAACCATACGCAAAACTCTTAAATCTCTGGATCACAGCTTAATAAATGATCTGACCCACTTTGGGCCCCAAGGGATCAATCCTACGGCTGAGAACCTGGCTCGTTTTCTGTTCTTAGAATTTAAAAGAGATTTAAGGCTTAATGATAATAACCTGGCGTGGGTTAAAGTCTACGAATCTCCTGATACGTGGGCTATCTTTAAGGAGGATTAA